In the Caenorhabditis elegans chromosome X genome, one interval contains:
- the K09E9.4 gene encoding NET domain-containing protein (Confirmed by transcript evidence), producing MGELEVPERELEYFATSARAGRRNALPEIEVEINDPDAAKLAERMSDMKAHCDQTAESQNQPGPSPPKQGTS from the exons atgggcGAACTCGAAGTGCCAGAAAGAGAGCTCGAATACTTCGCAACATCGGCTCGAGCTGGTCGCCGTAACGCACTTCCGGAGATTGAG gTCGAGATCAACGATCCTGATGCAGCAAAACTTGCGGAGCGAATGTCAGACATGAAGGCTCACTGTGATCAGACGGCAGAGTCACAAAACCAACCAG gacCTTCCCCACCGAAACAAGGAACTTCGTAA